Part of the Fusobacterium sp. DD2 genome is shown below.
GTCCAACTACACTGTTGTAAGGTACATGTGGATCATATCCATTCTTTCTCATCTCTTCTACTTCTTTTACTGTAAGTCCAAAGATATAGTTGTTATCTATTCCTGCTTCTTCAACTATCTCAACATTGGCTCCATCCATTGTACCTAATGTCAATGCCCCATTTAGCATAAATTTCATATTACCAGTTCCAGATGCTTCTTTACCTGCTGTAGATATCTGTTCAGATATATCTGCTGCTGGGAATATCTTCTGAGCAACTGATACTCTATAGTTTTGTACAAATACAACTCTTAATTTATCATTTACTGCAGGGTCTCTATTTACCATCTGTGCAACTTCATTTATAAGTCTTATTATTCCTTTAGCTACAAAATATCCAGGTGCTGCCTTAGCTCCAAAAATATATGTAACAGGAGTAAAGCTCATATTTGGATATGCTTTTAGTCTATTATACAAATCTATAATCTGGAATACATTTAAAAGCTGTCTCTTATATTCATGTAGTCTTTTAATCTGTACATCAAATATAGAATCTGGATTTATAATTATATCCTGAGTTCTATGTAGATATTCTGCAAGTTCAACTTTCTTTTCATGTTTAATATCAAGTATTCTTTGTAGAACTTTTTCATCATTAACATACTGTTCAAGTTTTTTAAGCTCAGTAAGATTTGTTATCCATCCATCACCGATAAGCTCTGTTATATAGTCAGCAAGTTGTGGATTTGACTCAAGTAGCCATCTTCTTTGAGTTATTCCATTAGTCTTATTTAGGAATTTTTCTGGATATAATTCATACCAGTCTTTCAACTCTTTTTTCTTTAATATCTCTGTATGCAACTCTGCAACACCATTTACTTTTGAACTTCCATATATTGCAAGCCAAGCCATATGAATCATATTGCCATTTATTATCTGCATTCTATTTTGTCTTCCTTGATCATTAGGAAATTTTTCAGCAAGAACTCCTCTTAACTGATTATCTATTCCCTGAGTTATCTGATAAACTCTAGGCACTACCTGTTCAAATAATCCTACCCACCATTTTTCTAATGCTTCTGCAAGTATTGTATGGTTTGTATATGAGAATGTCTTCTCAACTATTGCCCATGCATCTTCCCATTTAAGTCCTTCAAGGTCTATAAATATTCTCATAAGTTCTGGAATACCAATTACTGGGTGAGTATCATTTAGTTGAATAGCAACATAGTCTGAGAATTTACTGAAATCTGTTCCATGAACCTTTTTATATTTCTTAACAATATCCTGAAGTGATGCTGATACAAAGAAATATTGCTGTTTCAATCTAAGTTTCTTTCCTTCATCAGTAGAGTCATTTGGATATAATACTCTTGATATATCTTCACTTAAAGTCTTATCCTGAGTTGCATGAAGATAATCCTGTTGATTAAATTTTCCAAGATCCAAGTCAACTAAAGAGTGTGCTTCCCAAAGTCTTAAGGTATTTATATTTTTAGTTCCATAACCAATTATTGGCATATCATATGGTAATGCTCTTACACTTCCATCTCCAAAAGTTACTATAACCTCGTCATCTGGACGCATTACTGACCATACATCACCGTATTTAAGCCAGGTTTCAGGTTTTTCTATCTGATATCCATCTCTAAATTCCTGATTGAATATTCCATTTCTATATCTTATTCCATACCCTTGCCCAGGAAGATTTAAAGTGGCAAGTGAATCCAGAAAACATGCTGCAAGTCTTCCAAGACCACCATTACCAAGTGCTGAATCCTCTTCTGCATCTTCAACTTTATTATAGTCAATTCCCAGTTCTTTAAATAACTCTTTTACCTCTTTTTCAATTCCTAAGTTAATAAGGTTATTACCTAGTGCTCTTCCCATTAAAAACTCTGCTGAAAGATAAAAAGCCTGTTTTTGTTGAGAATACAATTTTTCTGTATCATACCAATCTTCTGCAATTTCCTGCATTATGGTTTCTCCAAGTGCTCTGTAGATTTCAAAATCTTTAGCTTCACAAAGCTCTTTACCAAAACTTATTTTTAAGTTCTTAAGCAATTGCTCTTTTAAATATTCTTTTTCAATTACCATCTTTCATCCCTCGCATATCTATATATATTAATTATCTGTTAAATGATTTTGTAACTTCTCTAAGTCTGGCTGCTGTATCATCTGTAAGTGCACTTTCATCCATTCTCCATCTCCAGTTTTCACCAACAGTAGCAGGAGTATTCATTCTTGCATCTGATTCAAGTCCTAAAAGATCCTGCATCTGTACAAGTACCATATTTGCTACACTGCTCCAAAGAGTCTCTATTACTCTCCAGTTGATTGGATCCCAGAAATTTCTTCCTCTAGGAGTAAGCCATTGTTTTAGATATTCATCACATCTATACTTAGTTCCACTATCTAAAGATTCATACCATCCAACTATTGTGTCATTGTCATGAGTTCCACTATATGCTACACAATTTTCTATATATTTATGTGGTAGATATTTATTTTCATCATCTCCAAAGGCAAACTGAAGTATTCTCATTCCAGGATATCCACTTCTTCTTAAAAGTCTTTCAACCTGTGGTGTTAAGAATCCTAAATCTTCAACTATTATTGGAAGTTCTCCAAGCTCTTTTTCAATAGCTCTAAAGAGCTTCATTCCTGGTCCTTTTTCCCATTTACCTTTAATTGCTGTCTTTTTACCAGCTCTTATACTCCAGTAAGCTTCAAATCCTCTAAAGTGATCTATTCTCACAATATCATATATGTTAAAAGAAAATCTTATTCTTTCAATCCACCATCTGTAACCTGTTTTTTCCAATTCTCTCCAGTTATACAGTACATTTCCCCAAAGTTGTCCTGTCTTGCTAAAATAATCTGGTGGGCATCCTGCAACTTTTTTCACTCTCTTAGATTTTGTAAATTGGAAAAGATTACTGTATTCCCATGTATCTGCACTGTCTGTTGCAACAAAAATAGGAATATCTCCTATAATCTTTATCCCTTTACTATTTGCATAATCTTTAAGTCTATACCACTGAGTATAAAAAATAAATTGAACAAACTTGAAATAATTAAAATTCTCTTTATCTTTCTCATTGAGCTCAATTTTTTTTATATCTCTACGTCTATAATCTTTAGGCCATCTGTTCCATGGCATTCCACTAAATTTGATTTTAAGTGCCATATAAAGTGCATAGTTTTCAAGCCAGAAGCTATTTTCGCTTTCAAATTTTTCAAATTTGGATTTCAGTTCTCCATCCTCTTTTACTCTTTTTGAAAACACTTCAAAAGCTTTTCTTAAAACAGCTTCCTTCTTTATATGTACTCTACTATAATCAACTTTTCCTTTATTATTATTTTTCAAACCTTCAAGTTCTTCAAAAGATATATAATTGTTATCAGCAAGTTCTTTTGGATCTATAAATAAAAAATTTCCTG
Proteins encoded:
- a CDS encoding glycogen/starch/alpha-glucan phosphorylase: MVIEKEYLKEQLLKNLKISFGKELCEAKDFEIYRALGETIMQEIAEDWYDTEKLYSQQKQAFYLSAEFLMGRALGNNLINLGIEKEVKELFKELGIDYNKVEDAEEDSALGNGGLGRLAACFLDSLATLNLPGQGYGIRYRNGIFNQEFRDGYQIEKPETWLKYGDVWSVMRPDDEVIVTFGDGSVRALPYDMPIIGYGTKNINTLRLWEAHSLVDLDLGKFNQQDYLHATQDKTLSEDISRVLYPNDSTDEGKKLRLKQQYFFVSASLQDIVKKYKKVHGTDFSKFSDYVAIQLNDTHPVIGIPELMRIFIDLEGLKWEDAWAIVEKTFSYTNHTILAEALEKWWVGLFEQVVPRVYQITQGIDNQLRGVLAEKFPNDQGRQNRMQIINGNMIHMAWLAIYGSSKVNGVAELHTEILKKKELKDWYELYPEKFLNKTNGITQRRWLLESNPQLADYITELIGDGWITNLTELKKLEQYVNDEKVLQRILDIKHEKKVELAEYLHRTQDIIINPDSIFDVQIKRLHEYKRQLLNVFQIIDLYNRLKAYPNMSFTPVTYIFGAKAAPGYFVAKGIIRLINEVAQMVNRDPAVNDKLRVVFVQNYRVSVAQKIFPAADISEQISTAGKEASGTGNMKFMLNGALTLGTMDGANVEIVEEAGIDNNYIFGLTVKEVEEMRKNGYDPHVPYNSVVGLKKVVDSLVDGTFNDLGNGVYGTIHRLLMENAPWQQADQYFVLEDFEAYRRTQQIINKEYTDRMDWARKSLMNIANAGKFSSDRTIKEYADEIWHIVPAKL
- the malQ gene encoding 4-alpha-glucanotransferase produces the protein MFERSSGILMHISSLPGEYGIGDFGKGAYEFVDFLEKSGQKLWQILPLGPTGFGDSPYQCYSAFAGNFLFIDPKELADNNYISFEELEGLKNNNKGKVDYSRVHIKKEAVLRKAFEVFSKRVKEDGELKSKFEKFESENSFWLENYALYMALKIKFSGMPWNRWPKDYRRRDIKKIELNEKDKENFNYFKFVQFIFYTQWYRLKDYANSKGIKIIGDIPIFVATDSADTWEYSNLFQFTKSKRVKKVAGCPPDYFSKTGQLWGNVLYNWRELEKTGYRWWIERIRFSFNIYDIVRIDHFRGFEAYWSIRAGKKTAIKGKWEKGPGMKLFRAIEKELGELPIIVEDLGFLTPQVERLLRRSGYPGMRILQFAFGDDENKYLPHKYIENCVAYSGTHDNDTIVGWYESLDSGTKYRCDEYLKQWLTPRGRNFWDPINWRVIETLWSSVANMVLVQMQDLLGLESDARMNTPATVGENWRWRMDESALTDDTAARLREVTKSFNR